Genomic DNA from Candidatus Sphingomonas phytovorans:
GAATTCCGCTGGCGCGACCAGTTCAACCTGTCGCTCGATCCCGACACGGCTGAGCAATATCACGACCAGACACTCCCGGCCGAAGGTGCCAAGACCGCCCATTTCTGCTCGATGTGCGGGCCGAAATTCTGCTCGATGAAGATCACGCAGGAAGTGCGCGACTTCGCGGCGAAGCAGAATAGCGGCGTGGATAGTTTCCTCGCGGCGACGCCTGCGCAGGACGGGGATGCGGCGCGTGCTCGGTTCGCGAATGCCGATGCCGAAAAGGGCATGGACGAGATGAGCGAGAAGTTCCGGCAAACCGGCGGGGAAATCTACCTGCCGGCTGCCGAGTAGCCAGCATGTCGCTGATCGGGGTTGCGATGCGGTTCTTTCGCTGGAAAGCGTTCCCCCGATCAGCGATGGATGGCGGGCCATCCGTCGATGCGGACTCGTTGGCTGAGCCCGTTCGCACGCGCCATCCCGCAAATGTGCCTGGGCCCTTCTATGTCGAGGCCGGCTGTTGCATTGCATGTGGCGTCTGGGAAATGGAGGCGCCAGGCCTTCTGGCTTGGCTGGCTGATGCTGAAATTCCCCATTGCTACGTTGCCCGCCAGCCAGAGACTGACAAGGAATTCGAGCAGATGATGGCTGCAATGTCTGCAGCAGAGGTCGATTGCATTCGAGTGCAGAATTGCAGACCGGATTGGGAGCATCGTTTGCGAGAGGCTGATCTGGGCTGGCAGATCGATCCGGGTGAGGCTCGCCACTCGACGACTTAGACTGAATGACGGAATGCGGGTGCGGGCACAGTTTCGCGGTTTCTCCCCCAGCGAGTGGCCTCGAATCAGTTTTCTCTTCTCGCGCT
This window encodes:
- a CDS encoding ferredoxin, which codes for MSLIGVAMRFFRWKAFPRSAMDGGPSVDADSLAEPVRTRHPANVPGPFYVEAGCCIACGVWEMEAPGLLAWLADAEIPHCYVARQPETDKEFEQMMAAMSAAEVDCIRVQNCRPDWEHRLREADLGWQIDPGEARHSTT